From the Montipora capricornis isolate CH-2021 chromosome 2, ASM3666992v2, whole genome shotgun sequence genome, one window contains:
- the LOC138037559 gene encoding uncharacterized protein, with amino-acid sequence MEDYVANGGIIAKDPPSKDTAGPVLYLSHHSVVHPQKPKKVRIVFDCAAKFCNTSLNDQLLQGPDFTNSLVGVLLRFREERVALMADIEKMFHQVRVKPEDCEALRFLWWPGGDIDQDPVDRKMSVHLFGATSSPSCCSYALKKTAEDNQGYFSEKALEIVHNNFHVDDCHKSLATTMEAVQLVGELPKLLARGGFRLTKWVFNDKSVMCHIPTGERASTVNLDLERPTQEGASVVDANVGEDSFGFRGGAIKAETRRGILSNVASFYDPLGLAAPMVLPAKSILQELCRLGHDWDEDLPEQVLKSWKAWQSNFRALTSVKLPRCYKPADFKDIKSIELQHFSDASVSGYGTASYLRFINVEDHIHCSLVVGKARVAPLKTITVLCMAIMYGDTAGSGSLVVRLFSYCLLTNQKKPRGQLLIQHGVCVVRVYQTWCQNRG; translated from the coding sequence ATGGAAGACTACGTTGCAAATGGAGGGATTATCGCCAAAGATCCACCCTCTAAAGATACAGCTGGTCCTGTTTTGTATTTGTCACATCACTCTGTTGTACATCCCCAGAAACCAAAAAAGGTTAGGATTGTGTTTGACTGCGCAGCAAAGTTTTGTAACACTTCTTTAAACGATCAGCTTCTGCAGGGTCCAGACTTCACAAACTCGTTAGTGGGAGTGCTCTTGAGGTTCCGTGAGGAAAGAGTTGCTCTGATGGCCGACATCGAGAAGATGTTCCATCAAGTTAGGGTAAAACCAGAAGACTGTGAGGCACTGCGATTCCTGTGGTGGCCAGGGGGGGACATTGATCAGGACCCAGTTGATCGCAAAATGTCGGTTCATCTCTTCGGAGCGACTTCATCACCAAGTTGTTGTTCATATGCACTCAAAAAGACAGCTGAGGATAACCAGGGATACTTCAGTGAGAAAGCTTTAGAGATTGTCCACAACAATTTTCATGTGGATGATTGCCACAAGTCTCTTGCCACAACCATGGAAGCAGTTCAACTTGTTGGTGAACTCCCCAAATTACTGGCTCGTGGGGGCTTCCGACTGACCAAGTGGGTCTTCAATGATAAGAGCGTCATGTGTCATATACCTACCGGCGAACGAGCATCCACAGTGAACCTTGACTTAGAAAGGCCAACACAAGAGGGAGCAAGTGTGGTCGATGCGAATGTGGGGGAAGATAGTTTTGGATTTCGAGGTGGAGCAATCAAAGCCGAGACAAGGAGGGGTATCTTATCAAATGTTGCTTCATTCTATGACCCCCTCGGCTTGGCTGCACCTATGGTATTACCAGCTAAAAGTATTCTTCAGGAACTTTGTCGTCTCGGCCATGACTGGGATGAAGATCTCCCAGAACAGGTCCTAAAATCATGGAAAGCTTGGCAGAGTAACTTTCGAGCCTTGACTTCTGTCAAACTACCCCGGTGTTACAAACCAGCGGACTTCAAAGATATCAAGAGCATTGAACTTCAACACTTTTCTGATGCTTCTGTAAGTGGATATGGGACTGCTTCGTATTTACGATTTATTAATGTTGAGGATCATATTCACTGTAGTCTGGTCGTGGGGAAGGCTAGAGTAGCCCCACTTAAAACAATCACAGTGTTATGTATGGCAATTATGTATGGCGATACCGCTGGCTCAGGATCTCTAGTTGTTCGATTATTCAGTTATTgtttgttaaccaatcagaagaaaccACGCGGTCAGTTGTTGATCCAACATGGCGTCTGTGTTGTAAGAGTGTATCAAACATGGTGTCAGAATAGAGGATAA